The following coding sequences are from one Clarias gariepinus isolate MV-2021 ecotype Netherlands chromosome 19, CGAR_prim_01v2, whole genome shotgun sequence window:
- the si:dkey-22f5.9 gene encoding liver-expressed antimicrobial peptide 2-like: MQHYNQTLTILCLLALLVSMHQASSAPTLMFQATSGVKQSDITLYRKARVTPLWRILASKPHGAYCNDHTECSTGLCRNGFCSFDVPVES; the protein is encoded by the exons ATGCAGCACTACAACCAGACTCTAACCATATTGTGCCTTTTGGCTTTGCTTGTCTCAATGCACCAG gCCTCCAGTGCACCTACACTAATGTTTCAGGCTACATCAGGTGTTAAGCAGTCAGACATTACATTGTACCGCAAAGCTCGTGTGACTCCGCTGTGGAGAATCTTGGCCAGTAAACCACATGGTGCTTATTGTAATGACCATACAGAGTGTTCTACAGGACTCTGCAG AAATGGCTTTTGCTCTTTTGACGTGCCTGTTGAGTCCTAG